One Synechococcus sp. CC9605 genomic window carries:
- the hpf gene encoding ribosome hibernation-promoting factor, HPF/YfiA family, which translates to MKLLIHGRNLEITPALRDYTQTKLERATSHFGDAVREADVHLSVARNPRVPQQTAEVTVFANGTVIRAQERSENLYASIDLAAGKLARQLRRWKERHSDHHHSHGHSASHTPSTDVVNDASPVEASLLQGREAELPDPGVRRKYFAMPPMGLEEARRQLDLIDHDFYLFREKESDQLQVIYRRNHGGYGVIQARE; encoded by the coding sequence ATGAAGTTGCTGATCCATGGTCGCAACCTCGAGATCACGCCGGCGTTGCGGGATTACACCCAAACCAAATTGGAGCGGGCCACATCGCACTTCGGTGATGCTGTTCGCGAGGCCGATGTCCATCTCTCCGTGGCCCGCAATCCCCGAGTGCCGCAACAGACCGCCGAGGTGACGGTCTTTGCCAACGGCACGGTGATCCGCGCCCAGGAACGCAGTGAAAACCTGTACGCCAGCATCGATCTGGCCGCCGGGAAACTTGCCCGCCAACTGCGCCGCTGGAAGGAACGCCACAGCGATCACCACCACAGCCACGGCCACAGCGCCAGCCACACCCCCAGCACGGATGTGGTCAACGATGCATCCCCCGTTGAAGCCTCCCTTCTGCAAGGGCGTGAGGCGGAACTGCCAGATCCAGGTGTGCGACGAAAGTATTTCGCCATGCCGCCCATGGGCCTGGAGGAGGCACGCCGCCAATTGGATCTGATCGACCACGACTTCTACCTGTTCCGGGAGAAGGAGAGCGATCAGCTGCAGGTGATCTACCGACGCAACCACGGGGGGTATGGGGTGATTCAGGCTCGTGAGTGA
- a CDS encoding dihydrolipoamide acetyltransferase family protein has protein sequence MATTDIFMPALSSTMTEGKIVEWLKQPGDKVARGESVLVVESDKADMDVESFQDGYLAAVLMPAGSTAPVGETIGLIVETEAEIADAQAKAPTAPAAAAAPAPAPAPAPTPAAVQAPAPTPAPAPAPVAAPAPSAPVVNDGRIVASPRAKKLASQMGVDLATVRGSGPHGRIQAEDVEQASGQPISVPRVAEGTAPAASAAGAAAAAAPAAPAGNSFGRPGETVAFNTLQGAVNKNMEASLAVPCFRVGYTITTDKLDAFYKQVKPKGVTMTALLAKAVAVTLARHPQVNAATTVAGMAYPVDVNVAVAVAMEDGGLITPVLRNADRTDLYEMSRQWGDLVKRSRSKQLQPEEYSTGTFTLSNLGMFGVDRFDAILPPGTGAILAVAASRPKVVANKDGSIAVKRQMQVNLTADHRVIYGADGAAFLKDLADLIENRPESLAL, from the coding sequence TTGGCGACCACAGACATCTTCATGCCTGCCCTCAGCTCCACCATGACGGAGGGGAAGATCGTGGAGTGGCTGAAACAGCCCGGAGACAAGGTGGCTCGTGGGGAGTCGGTTCTTGTCGTTGAGTCCGACAAAGCGGACATGGACGTTGAGTCATTCCAGGACGGCTACCTGGCTGCGGTGTTGATGCCTGCTGGCAGCACGGCACCGGTGGGCGAAACCATCGGTCTGATTGTCGAAACCGAAGCTGAGATCGCCGACGCGCAGGCCAAGGCCCCCACCGCTCCCGCGGCGGCTGCAGCTCCCGCCCCTGCACCGGCTCCGGCTCCAACACCAGCTGCGGTCCAGGCCCCAGCCCCAACCCCTGCGCCGGCTCCGGCACCTGTTGCTGCCCCTGCACCGTCGGCACCGGTGGTGAATGACGGCCGCATCGTGGCCAGCCCCCGGGCGAAGAAGCTGGCCTCCCAGATGGGTGTGGACCTGGCCACCGTGCGTGGCAGCGGTCCCCATGGCCGGATTCAGGCGGAAGACGTTGAGCAAGCCTCCGGTCAGCCCATCTCCGTGCCTCGGGTGGCGGAAGGAACGGCTCCCGCTGCTTCCGCGGCTGGGGCTGCAGCAGCAGCAGCCCCGGCGGCTCCGGCGGGCAACAGCTTTGGTCGCCCCGGCGAGACCGTGGCGTTCAACACCCTTCAGGGTGCGGTGAACAAAAACATGGAGGCGAGCCTGGCGGTTCCCTGCTTCCGCGTTGGTTACACCATCACCACCGACAAGCTGGATGCCTTCTACAAACAGGTGAAGCCCAAGGGCGTCACGATGACGGCACTGCTGGCCAAGGCGGTGGCCGTCACCCTGGCGCGTCATCCCCAGGTGAATGCCGCCACCACTGTCGCTGGCATGGCCTACCCGGTCGATGTGAACGTGGCTGTCGCTGTGGCGATGGAAGACGGTGGCTTGATCACGCCGGTGCTGCGCAATGCCGACCGTACCGATCTCTATGAGATGTCGCGTCAGTGGGGTGATCTGGTCAAGCGCTCCCGCAGCAAGCAGCTGCAGCCGGAGGAATATTCCACGGGCACCTTCACCCTTTCCAACCTCGGCATGTTCGGTGTTGATCGCTTCGACGCGATCCTTCCCCCAGGCACCGGAGCCATTCTGGCCGTCGCCGCATCACGCCCAAAAGTGGTGGCAAACAAGGACGGGTCCATCGCCGTCAAGCGTCAGATGCAGGTCAACCTGACGGCGGATCACCGGGTGATTTACGGCGCTGACGGCGCTGCATTCCTGAAGGATCTCGCCG
- a CDS encoding YlqD family protein, producing MSDGTFLTIKRPITVRAVVTPTWKEEAERELSNSIATADQQLAQLEQEGQDVVDQVRRQSANPLDPRVQDQVAQIQQQVAAKRAELEEQKRNLLQQQAQVRELEMDQIVEQGQLESSCELKVGDNLVQKMQVAIVVKDGVVQSIEEA from the coding sequence ATGTCCGACGGCACCTTCCTGACGATCAAGCGCCCTATCACCGTCCGCGCCGTCGTAACGCCCACCTGGAAAGAAGAAGCAGAGCGCGAGCTCAGCAATAGCATTGCCACCGCTGATCAACAGCTGGCTCAGCTGGAACAGGAAGGTCAGGACGTAGTGGACCAGGTGCGCCGTCAGAGCGCCAACCCCCTTGATCCACGCGTGCAGGATCAGGTGGCGCAGATCCAACAGCAGGTGGCGGCCAAGCGCGCCGAGCTGGAGGAGCAGAAGCGCAACCTGCTTCAGCAGCAGGCCCAGGTGCGTGAGCTGGAGATGGACCAGATCGTTGAGCAGGGTCAGCTGGAGAGCAGCTGTGAGCTGAAGGTTGGCGACAACCTGGTGCAGAAGATGCAGGTGGCCATCGTTGTGAAGGATGGCGTTGTGCAGTCGATTGAGGAAGCCTGA
- the lipB gene encoding lipoyl(octanoyl) transferase LipB, translating to MPVVIGKLDTAHDSAHPQRAFLFEPGDPVRFDAAWSAQQRWQTRLLADPSAPEAVWILQHQTCYTLGRGASEKHLHFDPAEPPAPLYRIDRGGEVTHHLPGQLVAYPVLDLQRRTPDLHWYLRQLEQVVLDVLAELGLEGQRLPGLTGLWLDNRKVAAIGVGCRRWITQHGLALNVDCSMQGFEQVTPCGLTGREVGRLADWLPGLTSAEVQPLLRQALAHRFGLVWEEEAR from the coding sequence GTGCCGGTTGTTATCGGCAAGCTAGATACGGCGCACGATTCGGCCCACCCCCAGCGTGCATTTCTTTTCGAGCCCGGTGATCCGGTTCGATTCGATGCCGCCTGGTCGGCGCAACAGCGCTGGCAGACCCGTCTTCTGGCTGATCCATCGGCTCCGGAGGCGGTCTGGATCCTGCAGCACCAGACCTGCTACACCCTCGGCCGTGGTGCCAGCGAGAAGCACCTGCATTTCGATCCCGCTGAGCCACCGGCACCCCTGTATCGGATCGATCGGGGCGGGGAGGTGACCCATCACCTGCCCGGCCAACTCGTGGCCTACCCGGTGTTGGACCTGCAGCGCCGCACCCCCGATTTGCACTGGTATCTGCGCCAGCTGGAACAAGTCGTTCTGGATGTTCTGGCGGAGTTGGGCCTGGAGGGTCAGCGTCTGCCGGGGTTGACCGGCCTCTGGTTGGACAACCGCAAGGTCGCCGCCATCGGTGTGGGCTGTCGCCGCTGGATTACCCAGCACGGCCTGGCTCTGAACGTTGATTGTTCGATGCAGGGGTTTGAGCAGGTCACCCCCTGTGGGCTCACCGGTCGTGAGGTCGGGCGGCTTGCGGACTGGTTGCCAGGGCTGACGTCGGCTGAGGTGCAGCCGTTGCTTCGGCAAGCCCTGGCCCATCGTTTCGGTCTGGTCTGGGAGGAGGAAGCGAGATAG
- a CDS encoding methyltransferase family protein produces MFSDWGFSWGGWLDNRRGEWWLLAQLLLITAHLLPVWPAPASFGVAIWPKSLFGLGLLLLAFGLFRALEAFRCLGASLSPLPAPKPANQLIATGTYAICRHPLYRSVLLCSAGVVLATGSPLHLLLLVSLAAVLRGKARFEEQGLRALHPDYGQYAAVTPAIVGWVPGLDWR; encoded by the coding sequence ATGTTTTCCGATTGGGGCTTCAGTTGGGGCGGCTGGTTGGACAACCGCCGCGGTGAGTGGTGGCTGCTGGCCCAGCTGCTGCTGATCACGGCCCATCTGCTTCCGGTCTGGCCTGCTCCGGCCAGCTTCGGTGTGGCGATTTGGCCTAAATCCTTGTTTGGGCTGGGCCTGCTGCTGTTGGCTTTTGGCCTGTTTCGGGCCCTTGAGGCGTTTCGCTGTCTCGGGGCCAGTCTTTCGCCGCTGCCGGCGCCCAAGCCGGCGAATCAGTTGATCGCCACAGGCACATATGCCATCTGCCGGCATCCCTTGTACCGGTCGGTGCTGCTGTGTTCCGCAGGCGTGGTGTTGGCCACAGGCAGCCCGCTGCATCTGTTGCTGTTGGTCAGCCTGGCGGCCGTGCTGCGGGGGAAAGCCCGCTTCGAGGAGCAGGGGTTACGGGCGCTGCATCCGGATTACGGCCAATACGCCGCTGTCACCCCGGCGATTGTGGGCTGGGTTCCTGGATTGGACTGGCGCTGA
- the recO gene encoding DNA repair protein RecO produces the protein MAERRLTGLALKVGPLGEHDRLLSLLSNAEGVSRFAVPGARRPRSSLAAAAPLTLLELQVGGRSGLARVRQLRVLRSFSGLGQQLETLAAAQALCDLCIQLAAEDPVEGLLDTMQLHLERLEEHRADPELVLAGTVQACIHLLTLGGYGLPLQTCCITGDPLEPPLGQWDWRCSLLAQDGFAIDEQPGAAIQLNPSELALLQRLTRAELPRRRDGELMGPPAVWRRLLRVVEIWSRTHLNRPSKALAMLRETLLAGA, from the coding sequence ATGGCAGAACGACGCCTCACCGGCCTCGCCCTCAAAGTGGGCCCCCTCGGCGAGCACGACCGCCTGTTGAGCCTGCTCAGTAATGCGGAGGGGGTCAGTCGCTTCGCCGTTCCCGGAGCACGCCGTCCCAGGAGCAGTCTGGCCGCCGCGGCCCCCCTCACCCTGCTGGAACTGCAGGTGGGAGGACGGAGCGGCCTGGCCCGGGTGCGACAGCTGCGGGTGCTGCGCAGTTTTTCCGGCCTTGGGCAACAGCTGGAAACCCTGGCTGCTGCTCAGGCGCTTTGTGATCTGTGCATTCAACTGGCGGCCGAAGACCCCGTGGAGGGGCTGCTGGACACAATGCAGCTGCACCTGGAACGCCTGGAGGAGCACCGAGCCGACCCGGAGTTGGTGCTGGCCGGCACGGTCCAGGCCTGCATCCATCTGCTCACCCTGGGCGGTTATGGACTGCCGTTGCAGACCTGCTGCATCACGGGCGATCCCCTGGAGCCACCGCTTGGCCAGTGGGACTGGCGCTGCAGCCTGCTGGCGCAGGACGGTTTTGCGATCGATGAGCAGCCTGGGGCAGCGATCCAGCTGAATCCCTCCGAACTGGCCCTGCTCCAGCGACTGACCCGGGCCGAACTACCGCGTCGCCGGGACGGTGAGCTGATGGGCCCCCCAGCCGTGTGGCGCCGGCTGCTGCGGGTGGTTGAGATCTGGAGCCGGACGCATCTGAACCGACCCAGCAAAGCCCTGGCCATGCTGCGAGAGACGCTCCTGGCAGGCGCGTGA
- a CDS encoding deoxyribose-phosphate aldolase, translated as MADPAQELPDLPPRLDQAILDPLLTRDQLQALCDSGMQEGVRAFCTTPRQLPMLRERIGTTDAGPRLVAAIGFPFGAIPAELKLAEAEWCAAHGAQELDVVPDFSALANGDSGAFAEELAALCELGLPVRAVLDMARLENEQLELAVEAAIDAGSAGLQTSNGFGPACHADQILALKKLIRKRCAIKAAGGIHSLSHAGDLLLAGADLLGTSSAPALLQAQRRPAA; from the coding sequence ATGGCTGATCCAGCCCAAGAGCTCCCCGACCTACCCCCCCGGCTGGATCAGGCGATCCTCGACCCCCTGCTGACCCGGGACCAGCTTCAAGCCCTCTGTGATTCCGGAATGCAGGAGGGCGTGCGGGCCTTCTGTACCACACCGCGTCAGCTGCCGATGCTGCGGGAACGCATCGGGACCACCGACGCAGGCCCCCGACTTGTTGCCGCCATCGGCTTTCCCTTCGGAGCCATTCCCGCTGAGCTCAAGCTCGCGGAAGCGGAGTGGTGTGCCGCCCATGGCGCCCAGGAGCTCGATGTCGTGCCCGATTTCAGCGCCTTGGCGAACGGCGATTCAGGCGCGTTTGCCGAGGAACTCGCCGCCCTCTGCGAGCTGGGGCTTCCCGTGCGGGCCGTCCTGGACATGGCCCGTCTGGAGAACGAACAGCTGGAACTGGCCGTGGAGGCCGCCATTGATGCTGGCTCTGCGGGACTGCAAACCAGCAACGGCTTTGGCCCGGCCTGTCATGCCGATCAAATCCTTGCGTTGAAAAAGCTGATCCGCAAACGCTGCGCCATCAAGGCAGCCGGGGGGATCCATAGCCTCAGCCACGCAGGAGACCTGCTGTTGGCGGGAGCCGATCTGCTGGGCACCAGCAGCGCACCGGCCCTTCTGCAGGCCCAGCGCCGCCCCGCGGCCTGA
- a CDS encoding MFS transporter has translation MSGPSLTTPEPALPTGSNPEGKRGLEAVLRLKDFRKLWLGQIFSQLADKFYIVLMVFLIDQHLLLKGQGSGVLAEMASDYGLDISTRTQVITLLATGIFVANTIPAMLLGTVAGVWADRWPKRRVMVASNAIRALLVVFAPLCLLPGPVWLGLPWGYWGLVGMTFLESILTQFFAPSEQATIPVVVPGDHLLAANSLYQATSMGATILGFALGEPILRALHSSLAIIGIDGGEFLLLPLCYSLAALSLSRLKLQEAPKPPSTTSVWTEIGEGLQVLRRVPSVRGAMIHLVLLYSLLAALYVLALQLAALIDNLGPSGFGALLAMSGLGMAIGAVVIAQLGHRFSRRRLTAAGLGTITWTLVLLSQLRGSLAFTLSLCGILGIGAALVAIPAQTTIQEETPETERGRVFGLQNNLINIALSLPLVLAGTLVSSIGLQPVLWLLAGLALVAALIERPWQRC, from the coding sequence TTGAGCGGACCGAGCCTCACCACCCCTGAACCCGCTCTGCCCACCGGCAGCAACCCGGAGGGAAAGCGTGGCTTGGAAGCCGTGCTGCGCCTCAAGGACTTCCGCAAACTCTGGCTGGGCCAGATCTTTTCCCAGCTGGCGGACAAGTTCTACATCGTGCTGATGGTCTTCCTGATCGATCAGCACCTGCTGCTGAAGGGGCAGGGAAGCGGCGTGCTGGCGGAGATGGCCTCGGATTACGGCCTCGACATCAGCACACGCACCCAGGTGATCACCCTGCTGGCCACAGGCATCTTTGTGGCCAACACCATTCCGGCCATGCTGCTGGGAACGGTGGCTGGGGTCTGGGCTGACCGCTGGCCCAAGCGTCGGGTGATGGTGGCCAGCAACGCCATCCGAGCCCTATTGGTGGTGTTCGCACCGCTCTGTCTGCTGCCGGGTCCCGTCTGGCTTGGTCTGCCCTGGGGCTACTGGGGGCTGGTGGGCATGACCTTCCTGGAGTCGATCCTGACCCAGTTTTTTGCCCCCTCGGAACAGGCCACGATTCCTGTGGTGGTGCCGGGAGATCACCTGTTGGCGGCCAACTCCCTCTACCAAGCCACCAGCATGGGGGCGACGATCCTGGGCTTCGCGCTGGGGGAACCGATTCTTCGTGCCCTGCACAGCAGCCTGGCGATCATCGGCATCGATGGCGGCGAGTTTCTGCTGCTTCCTCTCTGTTACAGCCTTGCGGCCCTCAGCCTGTCGCGCCTGAAGCTGCAGGAAGCCCCCAAGCCCCCCTCCACTACATCGGTGTGGACGGAGATCGGCGAAGGATTGCAGGTGCTGCGCCGGGTGCCATCGGTGCGCGGCGCCATGATTCATCTGGTGCTGCTCTACAGCCTGTTGGCAGCGCTCTACGTGTTGGCGCTCCAGCTGGCTGCCCTGATCGACAACCTGGGCCCCTCAGGCTTTGGTGCCCTGCTGGCCATGAGTGGACTGGGCATGGCGATCGGAGCCGTGGTTATCGCCCAGCTGGGCCATCGGTTCAGCCGCCGCCGGCTTACGGCAGCAGGCCTGGGAACCATCACCTGGACCCTGGTGCTGCTCAGCCAGCTGCGGGGATCCCTGGCCTTCACCTTGAGCCTCTGCGGAATCCTGGGCATCGGCGCAGCTCTGGTGGCGATTCCAGCGCAGACCACGATTCAGGAAGAAACCCCCGAAACCGAGCGCGGCAGGGTGTTCGGACTGCAGAACAACCTGATCAACATCGCCCTGAGTCTGCCGCTGGTTCTGGCGGGCACCTTGGTGAGCAGCATTGGTCTTCAACCGGTGCTGTGGCTGCTGGCGGGGTTGGCGCTGGTGGCGGCGTTGATCGAAAGGCCGTGGCAACGCTGCTAA
- a CDS encoding glycosyltransferase family 4 protein — protein sequence MAQIAWLGKKSPFCGNVSYGISTTEALRKRGHQVHFIHFDNPRSPERDNTSLLANDPDVSLPYLVKSQVYTIPSPGAQRELRESLERLQPDLVHASLTLSPLDFRLPELCQQLGVPLVATFHPPFDAGLRNLTAGTQQLTYQLYAPALARYDRVIVFSQLQADFLERLGVPADRLTVIPNGVDTDRWCPTSPGTLSLMHQQVRQRLGRERIVLYMGRLATEKNVEALLRAWRLVSPKGCRLVIVGDGPLRNSLMNQFNDDRILWWGHEPDLDTRVALLQCAEVFILPSLVEGLSLALLEAMASGTACVATDAGADGEVLEQGAGIVLSTQGVTTQLRTLLPVLRDQPVLTAELGRKARLRALERYTISSNIDALEQLYADLMLTSTVAA from the coding sequence TTGGCGCAGATCGCGTGGCTCGGCAAGAAGTCTCCCTTCTGCGGGAATGTGTCCTACGGGATCAGCACCACAGAGGCCCTGCGCAAACGCGGGCATCAGGTGCACTTCATCCATTTCGATAACCCGCGCAGCCCGGAGCGCGACAACACATCGCTGCTGGCCAACGACCCGGACGTCAGCCTGCCCTATCTGGTCAAATCGCAGGTCTACACGATCCCTTCCCCCGGAGCGCAGCGGGAGCTGAGGGAATCCCTAGAGCGGCTGCAGCCCGATCTCGTGCACGCCAGCCTCACCCTTTCGCCCCTGGATTTCCGCCTGCCGGAGCTCTGTCAGCAGCTGGGCGTGCCCCTGGTAGCCACCTTTCATCCCCCCTTCGATGCAGGCCTTCGCAACCTGACGGCGGGCACCCAACAGCTCACATACCAGCTTTATGCACCGGCCCTGGCCCGCTACGACCGGGTGATCGTGTTTTCACAGCTGCAGGCGGATTTTCTTGAGCGCCTCGGCGTTCCAGCCGATCGTCTGACGGTTATTCCCAATGGTGTGGACACCGACCGCTGGTGCCCCACCAGCCCCGGCACCCTTTCGCTGATGCATCAGCAGGTGCGGCAACGGCTGGGCCGAGAACGGATCGTGCTCTACATGGGGCGCCTGGCGACGGAGAAAAACGTTGAAGCCCTGCTGCGGGCCTGGCGTCTGGTCTCACCGAAGGGCTGCCGTTTGGTGATCGTCGGCGACGGGCCGCTGCGCAACAGTCTGATGAACCAATTCAACGACGATCGGATCCTCTGGTGGGGCCACGAGCCAGACCTGGACACCCGGGTTGCACTGCTCCAGTGCGCTGAGGTCTTCATCCTGCCGAGCCTTGTGGAGGGCCTGTCGCTAGCCTTGCTGGAGGCGATGGCCAGCGGAACAGCATGCGTGGCCACCGACGCCGGTGCCGATGGCGAGGTGCTCGAGCAAGGGGCGGGAATCGTGCTGAGCACCCAGGGCGTCACCACCCAGTTGCGCACGCTGCTGCCGGTGCTTAGGGACCAGCCGGTGCTGACGGCGGAACTGGGCCGCAAAGCCCGCCTACGCGCCCTGGAGCGCTACACGATCTCAAGCAACATCGACGCCCTCGAACAGCTCTACGCCGACCTGATGCTGACCAGCACGGTCGCCGCATGA
- a CDS encoding 1,2-dihydroxy-3-keto-5-methylthiopentene dioxygenase, which yields MSRLSIFPDETAANAPDGLVPQLESNDPAVIQASLSRRGIGFEQWPAEHGLPEGADQATILQAYADAIAWVQRDGGYFTVDAIRMTPNHPDREPLRRKFLEEHTHAEDEVRFFVEGCGLFVLHIGSEVLSVLCERGDLMRVPAGTRHWFDMGSQPRFCAVRWFNNPEGWVAQYTGSSISQRFPRLD from the coding sequence ATGAGTCGTCTCAGCATCTTTCCAGATGAAACTGCAGCCAATGCCCCAGATGGACTTGTGCCCCAGCTCGAGAGCAACGATCCGGCGGTGATTCAGGCGTCGCTCAGCCGCAGGGGCATCGGCTTTGAGCAATGGCCGGCGGAGCATGGCCTGCCGGAGGGGGCTGACCAGGCCACCATCCTCCAGGCCTATGCCGATGCCATCGCCTGGGTTCAACGCGATGGTGGTTACTTCACGGTCGACGCGATTCGGATGACGCCGAATCATCCCGATCGCGAGCCCCTGCGCCGCAAGTTCCTTGAGGAGCACACCCATGCCGAAGACGAAGTGCGCTTTTTTGTGGAAGGGTGCGGCTTGTTTGTGCTGCACATCGGTTCCGAGGTGCTCAGCGTGCTGTGCGAACGGGGCGACCTGATGAGGGTCCCAGCAGGGACCCGGCATTGGTTCGATATGGGTTCTCAGCCCCGGTTCTGTGCTGTGCGTTGGTTCAACAACCCCGAGGGCTGGGTGGCGCAGTACACCGGCAGCAGCATCTCCCAGCGATTTCCCAGGCTTGACTGA
- a CDS encoding AMP-binding protein — MTASWSPTTRETDALQRHAHVQRLPRVDAVWPWLADRHGLIAAVDAPHAANPERFNFGELAERIATAAAAFRRHGVKEGDVVALFAENSPRWLVADQGLMRAGAADAVRGASAPVEELCYILSDCQATALVVQNAEVWRRLALPPDQRAQLRFVLQLEGEPAEGAMGWEAFLASGAGLDPVGPAGGRDAVATVLYTSGTTGQPKGVPLTHANLLHQMSSLACVAYPEPGAPVLSVLPIWHAYERSASYFFLSCACTQTYTTIKQLKKDLPRVRPIAMATVPRLWEAVQAGFEDVLKTFPPSRQRLLRAALANSAAQRKAVRTARNLLLEPVSASGRLRACGSAALRWPLHALASTLIWPKLRRQLSGGQLAYPISGGGAIAPHIDAFFEAVGIELLVGYGLTETSPVVSCRRPWRNIRGSSGLPMPQTEFRIVDPDNGQPLGFRQRGRVMVRGPQVMVGYLGKPEASAKVLDTAGWFDTGDLGMLLPDGSVALTGRAKDTIVLSSGENIEPGPLEEALVASPLIEQVMLVGQDERQLGALIVPRAEAIVAWAAEACVNVAQDLGGQPGDPALLRLLMRECNRLLKQRWGSRGDERLAGVVLVDPFSIENGLLTQTLKQRRDRITSRDQHLIDGLYGR, encoded by the coding sequence ATGACGGCCAGCTGGAGCCCGACAACCCGTGAAACGGACGCTTTGCAGCGTCATGCCCATGTTCAGAGGTTGCCGAGGGTCGATGCGGTGTGGCCCTGGCTCGCCGACCGCCATGGGCTGATTGCCGCCGTCGATGCGCCCCATGCGGCGAATCCCGAACGCTTCAATTTCGGCGAACTGGCGGAGCGCATCGCCACCGCTGCCGCCGCCTTTCGGCGCCATGGCGTGAAGGAAGGCGATGTGGTGGCTTTGTTTGCTGAGAACAGCCCCCGCTGGCTGGTGGCGGATCAGGGCCTGATGCGTGCCGGTGCCGCTGATGCCGTGCGCGGAGCCTCGGCTCCAGTGGAGGAGCTGTGCTACATCCTTTCGGATTGCCAGGCAACGGCTCTGGTGGTGCAGAACGCTGAGGTGTGGCGTCGTCTGGCCCTTCCCCCAGACCAGCGGGCTCAGCTGCGTTTTGTGCTTCAGCTGGAAGGGGAGCCTGCCGAGGGCGCCATGGGCTGGGAGGCGTTTCTGGCGTCAGGGGCCGGCCTCGATCCCGTTGGCCCGGCGGGGGGGCGAGACGCCGTTGCCACTGTTCTGTACACCTCGGGCACGACCGGCCAACCCAAAGGGGTCCCGTTGACCCACGCCAACCTGCTGCATCAGATGAGCTCACTGGCCTGTGTGGCCTATCCCGAGCCCGGTGCTCCTGTGCTGAGTGTGTTGCCCATCTGGCATGCCTACGAGCGCAGTGCCAGCTACTTCTTCCTCTCCTGTGCCTGCACGCAGACCTACACAACCATCAAGCAACTGAAGAAGGATCTGCCGCGGGTCCGGCCGATCGCGATGGCCACCGTGCCGCGGCTTTGGGAGGCGGTTCAGGCTGGATTTGAGGATGTGCTTAAAACCTTCCCCCCCTCCCGGCAGCGCCTGCTGCGGGCGGCATTGGCCAACAGCGCTGCCCAGCGCAAAGCCGTGCGAACGGCGCGCAACCTCCTGCTGGAACCGGTGTCAGCCTCCGGCCGGCTACGTGCCTGCGGCTCCGCCGCCCTGCGCTGGCCCCTGCATGCCCTGGCGTCGACCTTGATCTGGCCGAAGCTGCGGCGCCAGCTCAGTGGTGGTCAGCTCGCCTATCCGATCAGCGGTGGCGGTGCCATCGCGCCCCACATCGATGCCTTTTTTGAAGCCGTGGGGATTGAGCTGCTGGTGGGCTACGGCCTCACCGAAACCAGCCCTGTGGTGAGTTGCCGCAGGCCCTGGCGCAACATCCGCGGCAGTTCCGGGCTGCCGATGCCCCAGACCGAATTCCGGATCGTCGATCCCGACAACGGCCAGCCCCTGGGCTTCCGGCAACGGGGGCGGGTGATGGTGCGTGGCCCCCAGGTGATGGTGGGCTACCTCGGCAAACCTGAGGCCAGCGCCAAGGTTCTCGATACCGCGGGATGGTTTGACACCGGCGATCTCGGCATGCTCCTGCCGGATGGTTCGGTGGCCCTCACCGGCCGGGCCAAAGACACGATTGTGTTGAGCAGTGGCGAGAACATCGAGCCCGGCCCGCTGGAAGAGGCCCTGGTGGCCAGCCCCTTGATCGAGCAGGTGATGCTGGTGGGTCAGGACGAACGCCAGCTCGGTGCCCTGATCGTTCCCCGTGCTGAGGCGATCGTGGCCTGGGCGGCAGAAGCCTGCGTAAACGTGGCACAGGACCTGGGCGGACAACCCGGTGATCCGGCCCTGCTTCGCTTGTTGATGCGCGAATGCAACCGCTTGCTCAAGCAGCGGTGGGGCTCCCGGGGTGATGAACGGCTGGCGGGGGTGGTGCTTGTGGATCCCTTCAGCATTGAGAACGGTCTGTTGACCCAGACCCTGAAGCAGCGCCGTGATCGCATCACCAGCCGCGATCAGCATTTGATCGATGGCCTTTACGGACGTTGA